One Verrucomicrobiia bacterium genomic window, AGGTTCATCTCAGCCTCGACCCGGGCGCGCGTTTCTTTGCGGATTTCCTGCAGCAGTGCGGTTAGCTCCGCCAGCAATTGATAAGTGTTGGCGACCCTTTGCTCGCCGGTCGTTGAAAACTTGGCCAGGAGCGGCAGGAGTTGCGTACGGTAAGGCGATGTGGCGCGTTCGGTCGTCGGGCCGAACGAAATTCTCAGGCAACGCGACAGGATCGTGGGCAACAGGCGTTGCGGATCGGCGGTAAGCAGTACGATCACGGTCTGCGCGGGTGGTTCTTCAAGGGTTTTCAGGAACGCGTTGCCCGCTTCCTCGCCCAGGCAATCGGCGTCCACGATAATCCCGACCTTTACTCCGCCCATCGAAGAACGCAGATTCACGGCTTTCATGAACTCGCGCATCTGTTCGACCTGGATCCGGCGGCCCTTCGACTCGGGCCGCACCCAATACACATCGGGATGCGCGCCTTCGTCGATGCGTCGGCACGAATCACAGTGGTCACAGCTATCGTGGTCTTTTTCCGTGCAGTTCAGCGCCTTCGCCAGCGTCCGCGCCATGGCTTCCTTGCCGCTGCCGCGCGGCCCGGTGAACAAGTAAGCGTGCGCGAGACGTCCGCGCTGCAGGCTGCGGTGCAGTTGCTCGGCCACGGCCTTTTGTTCATGGAGATCGCTAAAGGACACTCTTCACCAAATCCCAAATTTGTTTCTCGATTACTTCGATGGATCGGCCGCCATCAATCACCTTGACGCGGTGGGCGTCGCGTTTGGCGAGTTCGAGGTAGCCCTGCCGGACACGATCGTAGAATTCCAACGACTGGTTCTCCATGCGGTCGAACAACTCGCGGCCGCGGGCCCGTTCCAAACCAATGCGCGGGTCGAGGTCGATCACGAGCGTGAGGTCGGGCAGATTCGCACCGATTGCAAACTTGTTGATTGCAGAAACGGCTGACGGCGCGATCTTCCTCCCGACGCCCTGATAGACAGTCGTCGAGTCGAAAAAACGGTCGCAGATAACGACGCGGCCGTCATTCAAGGCGGGTTCGATGACCTCGCGAACGAGCTGCGCACGGCTGGCGCAAAAGAGCATCAGTTCGGTCTCAGGAACCATGGCGGCAGACTGCTTGCTGTATTGAAGAATATGGCGAATTTGCTCGCCCACATCCGTTCCACCCGGCTCGCGGGTGACCAGGACCTGACAACCGTCTTGCCGCAGCCGAGTCACCAAACGGTCGATGTGCGTGGATTTTCCGCAGCCTTCGCCCCCCTCAAAAGTGATGAATGTACCTTTTTTGGCCATTTCTGTATGAATTTCTCGGGATGATAGTGTTCGGTGCTGCGGCGGTCAAGATTTGGCACCAACCCTGCTTATTTTGACGGTGCGATTGCCTATAATTGGCAAGGGGACAAATTAGAGAGGAAGGGTTTTAGAATGCCGCTAACAGTCAACGAAACGGGACAGGTGGAAACGACCAAAGTCAACGGTAGCAACACGGCCCAGGCGCTCGCGGCGGACGGTACACGTCTCCGCGTGCTGGCGATCGACGACAATGAGGAGTTCCGCACCCTTATCGCGGAATTGCTGGAGCCCTTCGGTTTCGAGGTGCATGCGGTCGGCAATCCCGTCAAGGCCCTCGAAAGCTTCACCCAGGAGAAGGACAAATTTCATCTGGTGTTGCTGGACTACTACATGCCGCAGCTTGACGGCGCCAAGACTTTCGAGTGGCTGAAGAAGCTCAACCCGGACGTGAAGGTCATCATCGTCTCGGGTGCCGAGGAACTGCGGTTGCGCCAGATTCTAGCCCAGCATCAGATCGACGGCTACATCCGCAAACCGTTCCGCATCCAGGAAGCCCTGCATATCATCCGCCACGTGATGAGCAAGCCAGCGGGAAAGCCCGGCGTCAACTAACCCGTCCACTCGCACATTTCCGAGGGGCAGACCATGCGTCTGCCCCTTTCGTTTTCGATCGCGAACGTGTGTTGATCGCCTCGAGGCCAACGTTCATCAACCTCGGCCCCCATGCTCCTCCCGTTATGAACTAATGGGAGTGACACCATGAGCATTGTTTTTGTTCCGTTTTGGCGTGTGGGCACACATTCCTAAACGACCCACGGTGTCACCCCCAAATTTCTTCGGCCAGGCCCGCATGCGCGGTATCGTTGTCTCCACGCAGCAACCGTTTTAAGACCGGCTCGGCAAAACGCCCGGACTGTCGCAACGCTGTCCGCGCAGCGGCACGCACCTGCGGCGACGGATCATCCAATCGCTTCAACTCGTCACGCATCGCGTTCTCCCTTTCGGGTGTGATGATTTCAATTCGACCAACCAGCACCCGTACGAGCTGTGTCGGCTGCGGGCTAATCGTGATCGGCAGTACGCTGTCGGTCACGTAGCGCGGTAGGATGTAAAATACGCGCAGTCCGTCCTCGAACCACGAATCGCGCCACGTCTCGATCATCGCTTTCGCCTCCTTCTCGTACAGGCCCTGGGAAACGAGCGTTTGCTGCATCATAGTCAGCAGCGCCGGGAGCGAATCGCCCAACGCCGGACGCTCGATGGTCGCCGTATTCGCCTTCACGGCAAGAACACGGAATCCGACGTTGCCGCCGTGATTCTCAAACACGACCACCTGCGCAATCCCGCCAAGGCCGGCGAGCTGGAGGCGGTTGCCGTCCAGCTTCACCGACACTGGCGGTTCGAATCCGCCCACGCCACGATAAAACAAAAACTTCTCGAACTCCGCCGGGCGTCCGTTCGTGTTGCAGACGCGCACCTCCGCGGCATCGGTCTCACGGGCTGCGTAATAGCGATTGGAACCCGTTTCCACCGGAAGATCCGCATTCGCGTGAGGCAGGACGGTGATGCGGCCCCAATCGATGCCCGAACCAACTATGCGCACGTTCGGATACCATTCCGTGATGGTGCCTTTCGGGAAATCGACCCGCACCGTCACGTCCGTGTCGCGGTCTGTGTAGAAGTAGAGCACGGGCGTCTCCATGCGGATTTTTCCGGTCAAATCGCATTTCACGCAGTCGTGGCGAAGCCCGCCAGCGTTGGCGGCGGCCACATTGTGAATGAAATGCGGCAGATCATTCGTAGCTGCAAGCGGCCTCCAATCAAGCGCCATCCCATCTTCGCCGGCAATCGAGGTGAACGTGCCCCACTCGTGCACGGTCAGTCCCGTTTCGCCCGTGTTTTGGATCGCGAAGCCAAAGGCAGCCAACCCGGATACCAAAGCCATTGCCAATAGCATGGCACGGAGCTTCATGCCGGCCTCCGATTGGCCTTTTTGTCCATGAGACAAGTGTAAGGCAGGTCGGCAATTTGTTAAGTAAAAGGCGTGTAAAACTCTGCCGCGCTATTGCGGGAGGAAAACCGCGAAAACACTGCCTCCGTCAGGCCCAGTTTCGTAGCTAACCGCACCCCCGTGGGCCTCCGCCAGGGCTTTCACCAGCGCCAGGCCAAGGCCGAGTCCCGCCGGCGCGTCGTCGCGACCACCGCGCGCAAAGGGACGAAAGAGCCGTCGCAGCATGTCCGCCGGAATGCCGGGACCATGGTCGCAAACAGAAACAATGGCTCCCGGCCCGGCGAATCGCTTGTCTTTGCACCCTTCGTGTCGGCGGTCCAGCGTAACTTTAATACTCCGGTCCTCGGCTGAACGGCTGTATTTTTCAGCGTTATCAATAAGGTTCTGGAGAATCTCCGCAAGAGCGTCACGGTCGAATCTTACCCCGGGTAGATCATTGGCAACCGAGAATTCGATACCAACGCCGCCGGCCTCCAGCGCGGGGCGCTGGCGTTCAACACAGTCCCGCACGAAAGCCGCGAGGTCGCCGGACTGGGGACGCACCTGCAGCGCGCCGCGCTCAAGACGGGTAAAGCCAAGCACGTTGGAAACGACACGGCCCAGCCGCGCGGCTTCTTCGGCCGCACGGTGGGCGTAGTCTTTCGCACGCAACGGGTCGCCCAATCCCTCGGCCAACATCTCACTGTACATGCGAAGCCCGGCGAGCGGTGTGCGGAGTTCGTGCGCGGCGGACGCCGCGAACTGCGAACGCTGGCGGGCAAGCCGTTCCGTATGCCACACCAGCACCACCACACACAGGCCCGCAACACTTGCGGCCCCGACGCCGGCGAAGAAAGACTCCAGAAAGTTGGTCTCCGAATGATGCACCCGCAGAAGGGCGGCATCGAATTCCTTCGCCGCGCTGACGACGATGTACCAGCCGGCGTTCCCAAGATGGGCGGCCGCCACGTAGGCTCCCGAGCTCACATTGGGGGAGAAACGGGCCGGCAGCGCGGCGTTCTTGAGAGATTCGGCAACAGCTTCATTGGAAATGACAAAACCCTGTACGAGGATGCCTTCGGGTGTGGTGACGTCGCGCAAAGCAACGAGGCTTTGGCCATTGGAGGTTTGCATCGAGCACCACCGGAACCCGCCGATGGCGATAGTGACCTTCTTCGGTTTTTCATCCTTTTGTGGCACCGCTCTCTGGGGAAGGTTGCCACCGTATTTAAGGTCCGAATAGATTTGGGCGGCTTGCGCGTTTTGCTCATACGCGTCGGATTCCATCACTTCGTAACGCGGCTGTGACACCGTTGACTGGGCGAATGATGAGGCCGAAGGCTGTGGCACGGATTGCTGCGAGGAAACTGCCAGAGTCAACGGAGGGGCCGGCACGGACTTCGTCGGGGATTGTTGCGCTTGTTGGAGGGACGCCACGCAGGCGGAAGCGCCCGCGACCGACTGCAACTCTTTTTGAATGCCATGTTCCCCAGCGGCCCGCAGTCGATCTGCAGCGTTCAAGTCGCCTTCGGGTAACGTGGGAAGCGTGACCCGTCCGGTGGGGTCGATTTGGAAATAAGCGCGGATAAACGGGTCGGTCGGTCCTTGCGCCAACGGTGAGGGGACGATGGACGCGCCTTCGGACACGCCTTTCGGATCGTGATAGAGGGACTGGTAGTGGTAAAAAGGGCGATTCGATTCCGCTTCCAGCAGCGCGTCGAGACGCTCTTGCAGACGACCCGCGAGTTGGGCGGCGGTGTCTTTCGCAAGTCGATGCGGGCCGGCCTCGATCTGCGCCGCATTGCGTTGCACCTCACGCATACCGAGGACGTACCAGGCACCACACGGCACAACGAGTGCCGCTATCGTCAACACCAGCGCCAGGGTCGTGCGGCTGTGCAAGAAACTCATCGTCGGCCCCACGCATAACCAATTCCTTTGACGGAAGAAACGATCTTCGGGTCGGAATGGTCGCGCTCAATTTTGTGGCGGAGGTTGGCAATGGTCACGTCAACGGTGCGCGTTTCCATTTTCGCGTCCGCGCCCCAGACCTGTTCGAGCAATTCGCTGCGCGAAATCGCCCGCGCCTTGTGGCGATGCAGCCAGCGCAAAATGCCAACCTCGCGCGCGGTGAGCGAAATAATCCTGCCATCGCGACGAGCTTCGCAATGCCCAAGATCAATGCGGCAGCCGTCGATCGCAATGATTTCTGGTTCCGCGGGCGCGGATTTCGCACGGCGTCCGAGCGCGGCAATGCGGGCGAGAAGTTCGCGCGCGCCAAATGGCTTGGTCACGTAATCATCCGCGCCGGTTTTTAGGCCGCGTACTTTGTCCTCCTCGGCGCCCTTGGCCGTTAGCATGAGAATCGGCAGGTCGGGGCGGGCTTTGCGGAGCCGGTGGCAGACCTCGATGCCGTCAAGCTTGGGCAACATGACGTCGAGCAGGACAAGGTCGAGTTCGGGATCCATGCCGCGCTTGGTCGCCGCCAGGCCATCGGACACCATATCAACTGTGTGGCCCGCCCCCTTGAGCAGGTCGACCAGCCCGTCCCGTAACAGCAAGTCATCTTCCACGACGAGTATTTTCATGGCGTTCCCAACGGGAGTGTAATCCGTCGCGCCGACAGGGCAAAGTAAAACGTGTGTAAAAACCGGCTAAATGCGGCGGCTGTCGGTAGAACGGAGCCGGATGATTTTATGGTAAAGTTGCATCTGGTGATGAAAACCATTGGCAAGGCGACGCTGGAACTGGCGCAGGGGGATATTACCGCGTTGAACGTAGATGCGATTGTGAACGCCGCGAACAAATATTTGGCACACGGCGGCGGCGTGGCATCGGCCATCGTGTGTAAGGGCGGGTTATCAATCCAGGCCGAGTCAGCCGCGCTGGTGGCCAGGCACGGGCCGTTGGCAACGGGCGAGGCGGTGATTACGACTGGCGGGAAATTGCCGGCAAAGTTCGTTATTCACACTGTCGGACCGGTTTGGAGCGAGCATGGCCCGGCAGAAGCCGACAATTTATTGCGCAAGGCGGTGCGGAGCAGTTTGGTACTCGCCGAAGAGAACAAAGTGAAATCAATCGCTTTCCCGGCGATCAGCACGGGTATCTACGGGTTCCCCATCGAACGCGCCGCGCCGCTGATGTTGCGGGAAGCGGCGGATTACCTGGGCGGGCAAACCAAACTCGAACGCGTGTTGTTCTGTCTCTACGACGACGCGAGCTATCAGGTTTTTGATTCCGCTTTCGCGGCCCTCTGACCTGTTTGGCGGATGATAAAGTCGAGGAGGCGCGGGGAGAACCGCTTCAACCAGATGGCAACGCGTGAGGACAGCGTCAACACCACCTGGCGTTTGTGCCGCGCGCAACCGCGCAGGATCGCGCGGGCGACTTTGGCGGGGTGCTGGCCCGGGAATGGGCTTATGCGGGCCGCGTTGCCGTAGCGGTACATGTTTTCGAAAAACGGCGTCTCTGTGTAGGCTGGCAAAACGGAGATGACTTCGATTCCCGTGCCGTGCAACTCCATGCGCAACGCGTCGCTCACCGCCAACAGGGCAAATTTGCTCGCGCAATAAATGCCGTTACGCGGTGCCACCACGAGACTCAGGATGCTGCCCACATTGACGATTTGGCCAGATCCCCGTTGCCGCATGTGTGGGAGGACAGTCTGGATGCAGCGAAGCGGACCGTAAAAATTCACTTCCATCAGGCAACGCGTGTCGTCCAGCGGTGATTCGGCGACAGGGGCGCGCATGCCGATCCCGGCATTGTTGACCAAAATGTCCACGCGGCCGAATTCCGCGATGGTGGTGGCAACAAGCCGCTGTACGTCCTCGTCCTTCGTCACGTCGGCGGGAACGACTCGCAGGCGATCGCGCAAATCGGGATGCGCGTCCACGACCTCTTGCAATCTTGTCTGGGTGCGCGCGGCGAGGACAACGCGGGCACCGGCCCTGGCAAAGCGGAGGGCGGTTTCCAAACCGATGCCACTGGAGGCACCAGTGACGATGACGATTTTGTCATGAAAATGCGCGCTCATTCCTGAATCGATTTCGCTTTCCGGCAGAGTCGGGCCATGTTACATGGGCGGTGCCCGGATTGGCAATGCTGGTGCTATGGATTTACATCCACACAGCCTTTCGAAGTTGATATTGGCCATTGATGATGAACCGGAAATCCTCGAGATCATCAAACAGTGTCTCGAGATGGAGGGATTTCAGGTCCTTACTGCGCTGGGGCCGAAGGAAGGGCTCAAGCTTTACGAAACACGCGGGACGGAGGTCGGCGTGGTCTTGTTGGACTATCTCATGCCGGATATGACGGGCGACCTGGTTTTCGAATGTCTCCGGCAGAAAAATCCCGACGCGCGGGTCATTTTGCTGACCGGCTGTGAGGATTCCGTGGCCCGCAAAATGTTCGAGGCGGGACTACGCGGCTTCATCCAGAAACCGTTTTATATCGATGACCTCGTGAACCGCGTCCGCGAGGAACTCAGCCAGGATTGACCGCGGAGGTCCTGGAGCGCAAATCCATTGGAAAGACCGTGGGAATGCGATTAGAGTAAGCCATGAGCAAGGCACAGCATTCAGAGGATCTCGTGCTCGTGCACCACGCGCGCGACGAATGGGACGGCAACATCATCGTCGGCTACCTGCGCGACAATGGCGTAGAAGCAACATTGCAGAACCCGCCTTCCATGCCGCCGTTGGATGCCATGGAGAGCCTCAGCGGCAGCGACAAGGTCAACGGTATCTTTGTGCTCGACCACGAAGCCAGTCATGCGCGCGAGCTGGTGGAGGAATTCGTGAACACAGTGACCGATGAGCAGGTGCTGGAGGAGGCTGCCGCGCAGAAGCTGAAGCTGGACAAGGAAACCGTCACGCAATTACGCGGCGCGTTAATGGAGGAGCGGCAGACGTTTGAGTTCCTCGGCTGGATTGGCGCGGCGTTCCTTGGTGCGGTCGCGTTGCTGTGGGCGATCTGGCCGGCCTGGCTGAAAATCGGGCCGCCCTCGCCGGAATTCCGTTGGGTTGTGGTGATTCTACTCTTGTTAGCGGCAGTGTTCGTCGGAAGTTTGACCAGTCGGCGGCCTTAATGAAACTGACCCCCAACATTGACGACCTCGGGCGGAAATCGCGGTTGATTGGCGGCATCATCGCGAGCCTGTGCGCCATCGGTTTGATCATTGGGTGGGCCTATACGGGTTCGCGAACCACGCTTGTTGTCGGAATTCTTCTAGGCATCACCGGCCCGTTTATGATTTTCGAGGCCGCGCACGGCTGGTGCGTGCTTCGCGCCATGGGCATGAAGACGCCGATGTGAGTTGGCAATCCTCGGCGTGTCCGATCATCGGCTCACACCTTGTTGCGGAAATATTCGATGGCCTGACGGAGGCCGGCTTCCAGGTCAATCTTCGGTTCCCAGCCGAGCAATTCTTTGGCGCGGGCGATGTTGGGGCGGCGTTGTTTGGGGTCGTCGATGGGGAGGGGTTCGTGGATGATCTTACTCTTGCTGCCCGTGAGTTTGATGATGAGCTTCGCGAAGTCGAGGATGGTGAACTCGGTCGGGTTGCCGATATTGACCGGTTCGTGGAAGTCGCAGCGCGAGAGACGGTAGATGCCGTCGATGAGGTCGCTGCAGTAGCAGAAGCTGCGGGTCTGTTGGCCTTCGCCGAAGACCGTGAGCGGTTCACCACGCAGGGCCTGGCCGACGAAGGCGGGGACGACGCGACCATCCTTGAGGCGCATACGTGGTCCGTAGGTATTGAAGATGCGAACGATGTGGGTATCGACCTTGTGATAGCGGTAATAGGCCATCGTCATGGCTTCGCTGAAGCGCTTGGCTTCGTCGTAAACGCTGCGCGGGCCGATGGGATTGACGTTGCCCCAGTAGGACTCGGACTGCGGGTGCTCCAACGGGTCGCCGTAGCATTCGGACGTGGAAGCCATGAGGAACTTCGCGCCTTTGGCCCTGGCGAGGCCGAGCGCGTTGTGCGTACCGAGCGAACCTACCGTGAGCGTTTGGATCGGAAGCTGGAGATAATCGATCGGGCTGGCCGGCGAGGCGAGGTGGAAAATGTTGTCCACCGCACCGGGAACATCGATGAATTGAGTTACATCGTGACGAATGAATTGGAACTTCGGATTGCCGGCGAGATGGGCGATATTGTCCGTGTTGCCCGTGATGAGGTTGTCGATGGCGATGACGCGATGGCCTTCGGCAAGGAGGCGGTCAGAAAGATGCGAGCCGAGGAAGCCGGCACCGCCGGTGACAACGGACACAGGAACAGATGAAGGGGATGTCATAGCTGCAGTGTGATTCGCAGAATTCATGCTGCTGGGCAACAAAAAAGCGCGAACATCCGGTTAACAAGGGAGATCGTTGCTCACGTCGACAAAATTGGCGGAGAGAGTAATATCCCGGTAATGCTGCTTCTGTTAAAAGGTAGCAACCAGAAGGAGAAAAGAAAATGCACAAAAGATTGATTTGCGCGATCGTGGGAATCGGGCTCTTGTGGTCGGCGATGGCCAATGCCGGTGAACCAGGGGCACAATGGCGGGACTCATTCGGCGTCAACGAGAAGAACCTCTCCCCGACGGGCCGAAACACCTACTTCATTCTCGAACCGGGTTATCAACTCGTATTCGAAGGAAAAGAAGATGGCGCGCCGGTGCAGCTGATCATCACCGTGCTCAATGAGACGAAACGGGTCGATGGCGTGGAGACGCGGGTCGTGGAGGAACGCGAAACGCTCAACGGAAAGGTCGCGGAAGTTTCGCGGAACTATTTTGCTTTTGATCCGACCACGCACTCTGTCTATTACTTTGGAGAAGACGTGGACATCTACAAGGACGGCAAGGTTGCCAATCACGATGGCGGTTGGCACTCGGGGGTGAGGGGCGCGAAATACGGGCTGGCGATGTCGGACGCTCCGCGGGCGGGTGAACGGTATTTTCAGGAAATCGCGCCGGGGATCGCGATGGATCGGGCGGAAACCGTCAGCACAAATGAAAGCGTCCGAACACCCGCCGGGGTTTTCGTCCATTGCGTGAAAACCGAGGAGACAACGCCGCTGGAACCACAGTCCAAAGAATACAAATACTACGCGCCCGAAGTTGGCCTGATCCAGGATGGCAGTTTAAAGCTGGTCAGGCATGGCCAAATGAAAGACTAGCTCCTCGTGGGGGCCGGCATTTTCTTGCGTGTGAGGATGGGTGCAGCAGCAGCGCCCCCCGCGTCAATCAAATGCAGGATGAAGAGATGCGATCTCTGCCTCAACAGGGTTCGGCTGGAATCGAAATCGAAGGCGGCCTACGGCACCAGCCGCACGCGGTAGTAACGAGCGGGGATATTGGTCGCGCCGCCATCATCGAGGTAGTTGGTGACCGGGCCAACCGTATTCGTGACCGTGAAAATGTCAGCAAAGCCGTTGGTGTTGTAGCCGCCGCTCCCATCTCCCCCCGTTGCCTGCAACGCATTCGTCCGGTTACTGCCCATCGTCCACGTCACGCGCAAACTGTTGCCGGTCACGGTGACTGAGACGACCCGGAACGACGACATGCTGTTCGTCGGGTCAGTGCCGGTAAGGAATTCCGCGAGGTTATTCTGGCCGTCACCATCGGGGTCGGAACTGGCGCCGGCCGGACTGTTGGTGGTGCCGAAGTATTGGATCTGCCAATTCTGAAACGCGGTAAGGGCGGTGATGTAATTTGCCTGGATGTTGGTACTGACACCCCCGGTGCCGGCAACCACCAACGTTACGGACCAGGTGCCGGCGGCGTAAATATGTGCCACGCTGTTGGTCGTGACATTGGTGGTGCCGCCGTCGCCAAAATCCCAGAAGCGATTGCTGATCGTGCCGGTCGAAGTATCCGTGAAGCTTACGTTGAGAGGTTCCACGCCGACGGTCGGGGCGCCGGTAAAGCTGGCGACCGGGGGCAGAGGACCGGTGAGGAAGTTGTAGACACTCGCGAAATCACTGGCCGCGCAGGCCTTGCTGATTCCCGCGCCTTCGGTGGGAAGTGAGCCGTTCTTGCTTTGGGTCAGAAGAAGTGAGCCAAGGATCGTGGCCGGGGTAATGCCCGCGCCAGCAGTGGCGGTCAAGTACGGAGTCTGGGCGCCAAGGACGCTGCTCGTCGGATTGACATACAGGATCATGTTGGTGCCTGCGGGGTCGGTTCGGATAATCACGCGATACGAGGTTCCGTAGGGGAGCCCGGCCGAGCCGTAGACGAACGGAGCATTGGTCTCGCCAGTGGTACGACCTCCGAAGACGTAGTTCGTATTGGCGGCGTCCGCGGCCTTCGCCGTCAACTGGTAGTCGGCCACGGAAGTGTCACTGACGCCGCCATTGGCACTGGCGAATGCGGCGAAGAACGACGGCGCCCCGGAGTTCGCCGGGGCCGCGTTGGTGACGTTTACCACGAAGCCCGCAAACACGGTCAGATTCGTCGTTGAGATGAAATCCTTCGAGGCATCCGGTTTGACACTCGTCTGACCGCCCGGAATCCATGCGACGCCGCCACTGATTTGAATTGGGGTGACGGGTGCCCG contains:
- a CDS encoding SDR family oxidoreductase, whose amino-acid sequence is MSAHFHDKIVIVTGASSGIGLETALRFARAGARVVLAARTQTRLQEVVDAHPDLRDRLRVVPADVTKDEDVQRLVATTIAEFGRVDILVNNAGIGMRAPVAESPLDDTRCLMEVNFYGPLRCIQTVLPHMRQRGSGQIVNVGSILSLVVAPRNGIYCASKFALLAVSDALRMELHGTGIEVISVLPAYTETPFFENMYRYGNAARISPFPGQHPAKVARAILRGCARHKRQVVLTLSSRVAIWLKRFSPRLLDFIIRQTGQRAAKAESKT
- a CDS encoding HAMP domain-containing sensor histidine kinase: MSFLHSRTTLALVLTIAALVVPCGAWYVLGMREVQRNAAQIEAGPHRLAKDTAAQLAGRLQERLDALLEAESNRPFYHYQSLYHDPKGVSEGASIVPSPLAQGPTDPFIRAYFQIDPTGRVTLPTLPEGDLNAADRLRAAGEHGIQKELQSVAGASACVASLQQAQQSPTKSVPAPPLTLAVSSQQSVPQPSASSFAQSTVSQPRYEVMESDAYEQNAQAAQIYSDLKYGGNLPQRAVPQKDEKPKKVTIAIGGFRWCSMQTSNGQSLVALRDVTTPEGILVQGFVISNEAVAESLKNAALPARFSPNVSSGAYVAAAHLGNAGWYIVVSAAKEFDAALLRVHHSETNFLESFFAGVGAASVAGLCVVVLVWHTERLARQRSQFAASAAHELRTPLAGLRMYSEMLAEGLGDPLRAKDYAHRAAEEAARLGRVVSNVLGFTRLERGALQVRPQSGDLAAFVRDCVERQRPALEAGGVGIEFSVANDLPGVRFDRDALAEILQNLIDNAEKYSRSAEDRSIKVTLDRRHEGCKDKRFAGPGAIVSVCDHGPGIPADMLRRLFRPFARGGRDDAPAGLGLGLALVKALAEAHGGAVSYETGPDGGSVFAVFLPQ
- the tmk gene encoding dTMP kinase, whose translation is MAKKGTFITFEGGEGCGKSTHIDRLVTRLRQDGCQVLVTREPGGTDVGEQIRHILQYSKQSAAMVPETELMLFCASRAQLVREVIEPALNDGRVVICDRFFDSTTVYQGVGRKIAPSAVSAINKFAIGANLPDLTLVIDLDPRIGLERARGRELFDRMENQSLEFYDRVRQGYLELAKRDAHRVKVIDGGRSIEVIEKQIWDLVKSVL
- a CDS encoding response regulator, with translation MDLHPHSLSKLILAIDDEPEILEIIKQCLEMEGFQVLTALGPKEGLKLYETRGTEVGVVLLDYLMPDMTGDLVFECLRQKNPDARVILLTGCEDSVARKMFEAGLRGFIQKPFYIDDLVNRVREELSQD
- a CDS encoding macro domain-containing protein, which translates into the protein MVKLHLVMKTIGKATLELAQGDITALNVDAIVNAANKYLAHGGGVASAIVCKGGLSIQAESAALVARHGPLATGEAVITTGGKLPAKFVIHTVGPVWSEHGPAEADNLLRKAVRSSLVLAEENKVKSIAFPAISTGIYGFPIERAAPLMLREAADYLGGQTKLERVLFCLYDDASYQVFDSAFAAL
- a CDS encoding UDP-glucuronic acid decarboxylase family protein — translated: MTSPSSVPVSVVTGGAGFLGSHLSDRLLAEGHRVIAIDNLITGNTDNIAHLAGNPKFQFIRHDVTQFIDVPGAVDNIFHLASPASPIDYLQLPIQTLTVGSLGTHNALGLARAKGAKFLMASTSECYGDPLEHPQSESYWGNVNPIGPRSVYDEAKRFSEAMTMAYYRYHKVDTHIVRIFNTYGPRMRLKDGRVVPAFVGQALRGEPLTVFGEGQQTRSFCYCSDLIDGIYRLSRCDFHEPVNIGNPTEFTILDFAKLIIKLTGSKSKIIHEPLPIDDPKQRRPNIARAKELLGWEPKIDLEAGLRQAIEYFRNKV
- a CDS encoding response regulator, which produces MPLTVNETGQVETTKVNGSNTAQALAADGTRLRVLAIDDNEEFRTLIAELLEPFGFEVHAVGNPVKALESFTQEKDKFHLVLLDYYMPQLDGAKTFEWLKKLNPDVKVIIVSGAEELRLRQILAQHQIDGYIRKPFRIQEALHIIRHVMSKPAGKPGVN
- a CDS encoding response regulator transcription factor gives rise to the protein MKILVVEDDLLLRDGLVDLLKGAGHTVDMVSDGLAATKRGMDPELDLVLLDVMLPKLDGIEVCHRLRKARPDLPILMLTAKGAEEDKVRGLKTGADDYVTKPFGARELLARIAALGRRAKSAPAEPEIIAIDGCRIDLGHCEARRDGRIISLTAREVGILRWLHRHKARAISRSELLEQVWGADAKMETRTVDVTIANLRHKIERDHSDPKIVSSVKGIGYAWGRR
- the holB gene encoding DNA polymerase III subunit delta', which translates into the protein MSFSDLHEQKAVAEQLHRSLQRGRLAHAYLFTGPRGSGKEAMARTLAKALNCTEKDHDSCDHCDSCRRIDEGAHPDVYWVRPESKGRRIQVEQMREFMKAVNLRSSMGGVKVGIIVDADCLGEEAGNAFLKTLEEPPAQTVIVLLTADPQRLLPTILSRCLRISFGPTTERATSPYRTQLLPLLAKFSTTGEQRVANTYQLLAELTALLQEIRKETRARVEAEMNLDRYEELEPKVRERLDEQLEARVEGEYRAARERLLEEMYSWFGHLLLCVESADDKLLAHPDQAPAVRRVATGLTYPQACQDLEAIEQIRDSLSRNISETLAFEVGLLKLAQ